One genomic window of Pecten maximus chromosome 3, xPecMax1.1, whole genome shotgun sequence includes the following:
- the LOC117323374 gene encoding synaptotagmin-7-like isoform X2: MIDIAKIVESFDTFISNTKSLYLANVGRFHREREKPEDTRSLVMGPLLRRRQSEQTKFVVPQIFVDYGSRRTSYASDYVRRCSAESGSSRRTSLASVDTDRRGSGSSISSRRTSLASDADRRGSASSVCSRRTSLLSSECPSRRGSGSSKSGISSRKSSDASRFGDTDELLADFSDSEVIEEEFLDELQKQEVRRSSLEEVSSGKTGQEREKKKPYRRSHSLAEIRRPTHVFLPEGRGRGDNRRVTLSSLVVSSMNALDHTVNPVGPAYHPRKKSKNRPGSIGLPDRPVVMHDLNLEEMMVPRQAPQQQPTGRLKVQFQFNANRTALTVIVIEAENLRIADMPCDSEINPYVKAFLVPGRTFKYRTKTLPKTKTPVFLEKFTISDLVPSDLSDDAAMEFQIYSSHHVSRRHLVGVASFLLKDVPKLDNGLVDLTIMPQTVFRLHQGDIRISGCYQPVAGKIVFNVLEARNLPRVSLLGAINPYVKVEMYVNGMREAKHKTKVRQNTQDPVWNHPCVFEINRENPKLLGHVFVFHVIHKDMMMGIQKIGQVELGWYSHGEQLDHWYDIMEHPHRPTDYWHPVIKTSKIMS, translated from the exons ATGATTGACATAGCAAAGATTGTCGAGAGTTTCGATACTTTTATTTCGAATACGAAGAGCCTTTACTTGGCAAATGTTG GTAGATTCCACCGAGAGAGGGAAAAACCTGAGGATACCCGAAGTCTCGTGATGGGGCCATTACTTCGAAGGAGACAGTCGGAACAGACCAAGTTTGTGGTACCACAGATTTTTGTCGACTATGGTAGTAGGAGGACTTCCTATGCATCCGACTATGTGCGCAGGTGCTCTGCAGAAAGCGGAAGTAGTCGAAGGACATCTTTGGCGTCTGTTGACACAGACAGGCGTGGTTCCGGAAGTAGTATTAGCAGCAGGCGGACGTCGCTAGCGTCGGACGCGGACCGCCGCGGGTCGGCGTCCAGTGTTTGTTCAAGACGTACGTCACTATTATCCTCTGAATGTCCGTCTAGACGAGGGTCTGGAAGTAGCAAAAGTGGCATTAGTAGCCGGAAAAGCTCGGACGCCAGCAGGTTTGGTGATACCGACGAACTTCTGGCAG ATTTCTCCGACTCGGAAGTCATAGAAGAGGAGTTTCTAGATGAGTTGCAAAAGCAGGAAGTGCGCAGGTCCAGCCTCGAGGAGGTGTCTTCCGGTAAGACAGGACAGGAAAGGGAGAAGAAGAAGCCGTACCGACGAAGTCACTCATTGGCGGAAATCCGGCGGCCTACACACGTGTTCTTACCCGaag GTAGGGGGCGTGGTGACAACCGAAGGGTCACTCTGTCCTCCTTGGTGGTCAGTAGTATGAATGCACTTGACCATACCGTAAATCCAGTTGGACCAGCGTATCACCCGAGGAAGAAATCGAAAAAC AGGCCTGGTAGTATTGGTCTGCCTGATCGCCCAGTTGTGATgcatgaccttaaccttgagGAGATGATGGTACCGAGACAGGCCCCTCAGCAACAGCCCACTGGTAGACTCAAAGTCCAGTTTCAGTTTAATGCCAACCGTACAGCACTGACAGTTATAGTCATAGAG GCAGAGAATCTACGTATAGCCGATATGCCATGTGACAGCGAGATTAACCCTTACGTCAAAGCCTTCCTCGTCCCTGGTAGAACTTTCAAATACCGCACTAAAACACTTCCGAAAACAAAG ACCCCAGTCTTTCTTGAAAAGTTCACGATATCAGACCTTGTGCCAAGTGACTTAAGTGACGATGCTGCCATGGAATTTCAAATATACTCATCACATCACGTATCCCGGCGTCATCTTGTAGGCGTGGCTTCGTTTCTTCTCAAGGACGTTCCCAAACTCGACAACGGCTTGGTAGACCTTACAATTATGCCACAGACGGTGTTTAGG TTGCACCAAGGAGATATCCGGATATCTGGTTGTTATCAACCAGTGGCCGGCAAGATTGTGTTTAATGTATTGGAGGCTCGCAATCTTCCCCGGGTATCGTTGTTAGGGGCCATCA ATCCTTACGTCAAGGTAGAGATGTATGTCAATGGAATGAGGGAAGCAAAGCATAAGACGAAAGTTCGTCAGAATACACAGGATCCTGTATGGAACCACCCATGCGTTTTTGAAATTAATCGTGAAAATCCCAAGCTGCTAGGCCACGTGTTTGTATTCCATGTTATTCACAAAGACATGATGATGGGCATACAGAAAATAGGCCAG GTTGAGTTGGGCTGGTACAGTCACGGAGAACAGTTGGACCATTGGTATGACATAATGGAACACCCACATCGACCGACTGATTACTGGCATCCTGTCATCAAGACGAGCAAAATCATGTCATGA
- the LOC117323374 gene encoding synaptotagmin-7-like isoform X1: MGITVPTYEVAAIITALVSTALVLFVGLFVCWKYPFCRSRTFWDKHAKKLVRKLYSRFHREREKPEDTRSLVMGPLLRRRQSEQTKFVVPQIFVDYGSRRTSYASDYVRRCSAESGSSRRTSLASVDTDRRGSGSSISSRRTSLASDADRRGSASSVCSRRTSLLSSECPSRRGSGSSKSGISSRKSSDASRFGDTDELLADFSDSEVIEEEFLDELQKQEVRRSSLEEVSSGKTGQEREKKKPYRRSHSLAEIRRPTHVFLPEGRGRGDNRRVTLSSLVVSSMNALDHTVNPVGPAYHPRKKSKNRPGSIGLPDRPVVMHDLNLEEMMVPRQAPQQQPTGRLKVQFQFNANRTALTVIVIEAENLRIADMPCDSEINPYVKAFLVPGRTFKYRTKTLPKTKTPVFLEKFTISDLVPSDLSDDAAMEFQIYSSHHVSRRHLVGVASFLLKDVPKLDNGLVDLTIMPQTVFRLHQGDIRISGCYQPVAGKIVFNVLEARNLPRVSLLGAINPYVKVEMYVNGMREAKHKTKVRQNTQDPVWNHPCVFEINRENPKLLGHVFVFHVIHKDMMMGIQKIGQVELGWYSHGEQLDHWYDIMEHPHRPTDYWHPVIKTSKIMS; this comes from the exons TACCGACCTATGAGGTTGCGGCTATTATCACAGCCCTTGTCAGCACTGCTCTTGTGTTGTTTGTCGGACTTTTCGTCTGTTGGAAGTATCCGTTTTGTCGCTCCAGGACTTTCTGGGACAAACATGCAAAGAAGCTCGTCAGGAAACTATACA GTAGATTCCACCGAGAGAGGGAAAAACCTGAGGATACCCGAAGTCTCGTGATGGGGCCATTACTTCGAAGGAGACAGTCGGAACAGACCAAGTTTGTGGTACCACAGATTTTTGTCGACTATGGTAGTAGGAGGACTTCCTATGCATCCGACTATGTGCGCAGGTGCTCTGCAGAAAGCGGAAGTAGTCGAAGGACATCTTTGGCGTCTGTTGACACAGACAGGCGTGGTTCCGGAAGTAGTATTAGCAGCAGGCGGACGTCGCTAGCGTCGGACGCGGACCGCCGCGGGTCGGCGTCCAGTGTTTGTTCAAGACGTACGTCACTATTATCCTCTGAATGTCCGTCTAGACGAGGGTCTGGAAGTAGCAAAAGTGGCATTAGTAGCCGGAAAAGCTCGGACGCCAGCAGGTTTGGTGATACCGACGAACTTCTGGCAG ATTTCTCCGACTCGGAAGTCATAGAAGAGGAGTTTCTAGATGAGTTGCAAAAGCAGGAAGTGCGCAGGTCCAGCCTCGAGGAGGTGTCTTCCGGTAAGACAGGACAGGAAAGGGAGAAGAAGAAGCCGTACCGACGAAGTCACTCATTGGCGGAAATCCGGCGGCCTACACACGTGTTCTTACCCGaag GTAGGGGGCGTGGTGACAACCGAAGGGTCACTCTGTCCTCCTTGGTGGTCAGTAGTATGAATGCACTTGACCATACCGTAAATCCAGTTGGACCAGCGTATCACCCGAGGAAGAAATCGAAAAAC AGGCCTGGTAGTATTGGTCTGCCTGATCGCCCAGTTGTGATgcatgaccttaaccttgagGAGATGATGGTACCGAGACAGGCCCCTCAGCAACAGCCCACTGGTAGACTCAAAGTCCAGTTTCAGTTTAATGCCAACCGTACAGCACTGACAGTTATAGTCATAGAG GCAGAGAATCTACGTATAGCCGATATGCCATGTGACAGCGAGATTAACCCTTACGTCAAAGCCTTCCTCGTCCCTGGTAGAACTTTCAAATACCGCACTAAAACACTTCCGAAAACAAAG ACCCCAGTCTTTCTTGAAAAGTTCACGATATCAGACCTTGTGCCAAGTGACTTAAGTGACGATGCTGCCATGGAATTTCAAATATACTCATCACATCACGTATCCCGGCGTCATCTTGTAGGCGTGGCTTCGTTTCTTCTCAAGGACGTTCCCAAACTCGACAACGGCTTGGTAGACCTTACAATTATGCCACAGACGGTGTTTAGG TTGCACCAAGGAGATATCCGGATATCTGGTTGTTATCAACCAGTGGCCGGCAAGATTGTGTTTAATGTATTGGAGGCTCGCAATCTTCCCCGGGTATCGTTGTTAGGGGCCATCA ATCCTTACGTCAAGGTAGAGATGTATGTCAATGGAATGAGGGAAGCAAAGCATAAGACGAAAGTTCGTCAGAATACACAGGATCCTGTATGGAACCACCCATGCGTTTTTGAAATTAATCGTGAAAATCCCAAGCTGCTAGGCCACGTGTTTGTATTCCATGTTATTCACAAAGACATGATGATGGGCATACAGAAAATAGGCCAG GTTGAGTTGGGCTGGTACAGTCACGGAGAACAGTTGGACCATTGGTATGACATAATGGAACACCCACATCGACCGACTGATTACTGGCATCCTGTCATCAAGACGAGCAAAATCATGTCATGA